In Halothermothrix orenii H 168, the sequence TGAATTAATTTTTCTTTTATGACTCCAACTGTGTTTTGACGAACACATTAAATAAAGTTGATCATCGAAGAAATGTTCTACTAAAATGTCCTTACAATAAATAGGACCTTCTACCAGAGCCAGATCAAGTTTATTATCCAGGATCATATCTTCAATTACTTTGGTGTTGTCAATGGTAAAGGGTAGGTGAATTTTGTTATATTTATTTAAAAACCCTTCTATTATTTGTGGTAAAAGATAGGTACCAATAGTCATACTGGCCCCTATACGTAATTTTCCCTGATTCATATTGACTATATCCTTTATTATATTTTCAGTTTCATCAACAAGATTTAAAATCCTTTTACTATTTCGTAAAAGGATTTTTCCGGCATAGGTTAATTTTAACCTTTTTTTAATCCGGTCAAAGAGTTTTATGTTTAAATCTTCTTCAAGTTCTGAGATAGTTTGACTGATAGCGGGTTGGGACATATATAGTTTTTTAGCTGCTTTTGACATATTTTTTGTTTTGCAAACCATGACAAATATTTTAAGCTGTCTTAAATTCATAAAAGCTCCTCCATAAGTAAAAGGTTATATATATTATAATAACATATTATTTTACTAATAAAAAATATACTATTACAATGTTTATATATAAATTAACTATAATAGGAGATGGTGTATAAATGAAAGCATTTAAAGAAAAAATTCCTGGAATATTGTTGGCTGTTTTCGTTGGAATAACCGGGAGATTGGTAGGCAATTTTGTACCAAATATAGGAGGAGTTACCATAGCAATTATCCTGGGTTTTCTGGCTGGGAACATTTTTCGTCTGGATAGCAACTATGCTAAAGGTATTAAATTTGTGGAAAAGAAAATCCTGTCTCTTGCTATAATGTTGATGGGGTTAAAGTTGCAGATGGATGTTTTGGCTGAACTTGGAATTTCCTCTATTGTAATAATAATTATCATGGTGACATTAACTGTCTTTGTAGGTTCTTTGATTGGGAGGTTATGTGGTCTTTCAAATTCTTTCAGTATTTTACTGGGAATAGGAAATGGAATCTGTGGCTCTTCAGCTATTGCAGCAGCTGCTCCAATAGTTAGTAATAATGAAGAGGAGATCGGACTTTCTGTAAGTGTTGTTAATTTACTGGGTACATTTGGTATTTTCATTTTGCCAGTTATAACTGGTTTATTGAAATTAAATGAAACAACCAGTGGTTTGATGATTGGAAGTACTTTGCAGGCCACCGGTCAGGTAGTTGCTGCGGGTTTTTCTATAAGTGACTTAACAGGAGAAGTTGCTACTATAGTAAAAATGGCCAGGATACTAATGTTAGGACCTGTTGTCCTTTTGTTAAGCTTCTTATTTGGTAAAAAAGATAATAGTTTAGATAATAATGTTAGTATTCCACCATTTATTATTGGATTTTTTATTTTTAGTATTATTGGTACTTTGCAAATATTACCTGTGGGTGTTGTACAATCCTTAAAGTATACGGGTAAGTTGCTGTTAACTGTAGCCATGGCTGGTATTGGTTTAAGGATTAGAATTTCAAGTCTTATTAATCAGGGACCAAAGGCGTTGCTGGTGGGACTTCTTATATTTGTAGTTCAGCTCGTTTCTATTACTGGTTTAATATATTTTTTTCTTTTAAAATAAATTATATAAATTTACATTTCATTTGACTTTTTCTGACAAAGTATATAAAATATACTCTAAATCTAGGACGCCCAAGATGACTCAGGAAGGAGGTGAACTTACATTGGAAAACCCCTTTAAAGTATATCGTGGTTTAAATAGAAATATTTATATTATTTTTATTGGACAGGTTATTAATTCAATGGGAGCGTTTGTTTTTCCCTTTTTAACCATGTTTCTAACTCAAAAAATAGGCATGTCCCCTGCTGAAGCAGGTTCATATGTTACTGTTGCAGCCCTGGCAAATGTTCCCGGTATGTTTCTTGGCGCGAAACTGGCTGATAGTTTTGGTCGGAAAAGGTTATATTTAATTTCCTCGACTCTCATGGCCTTAATGTTAATTCCACCTGCTTTTCTGGGTACCAGTAAAGTTGTTATTTATTTTTTAATAATGATGTCACTTTTTGCTGGTGCTGTAAATCCTGCATTTAATGCAATGGTAACAGATTTAACCAGGGGTGAAGAGAGGAAAAAGGCCTTTTCATTACTTTACCTTGGATGGAATATGGGTTTTGCTATTGGTCCAATGATTGCTGGGTTTTTATTTAACCACTATTTACCTTTATTATTTTTAGGGGATGCAGCAACTGCCTTTATTGCTATAGTACTTATTGGAATTTATGTACCGGAGACAAAAGGAATGATTGAAGAAACTCCCGATGAGGAATTACCGGAAAACGAGAGGGCAGAAGAAGGGTCAATTTTTCGTGTTTTGTTAAAACGACCGGGGATAATTCTTGTAAGCTTTATTTTGTTATTCTTCCGTCTGGTATATGCCCAGAGTTCTTTTGCCTTACCAATTCAAATGAATGAGATTTTTGGTCAACAGGGTCCTGCTTATTATGGCATAAATTATAGCTTTAATGCTATTGTAGTTGTGGCTTTTACAGTGCTGGTAACCAGTGTCACTGTTAAACTGAAGCCACTGGCCAATATAATAATTGCGGGATTATTATTGGCAGTAGGGTTTGGTATGATTTATTATATTGATATACTTCCCTTGTTTTTTCTGTCCACTTTTGTCTGGACCATCGGTGAAATCCTGGAGGCAACAAATGTCAATGTTTATATAGCGTCTCATGCTCCTGTAAGCCACCGGGCAAGGTTTAATTCAATTTTTATGTTTATTTCAGGAGCAGGGTATGCATTTGCCCCAAAATTAGGTGGGTTGTTTTTAGAGTATTATTCAATTAGGGAAATATGGTTAGCTAGTTTTTTTGTAATGGTAATTGCCAGTAGTGCTCTTTTACTTTTTTACTTGGGGCAGGAACGGGTTAAAAGATTAACATGTAAATAAAGAGTTATGTTCAATCTGTATTTTTTATGGAGTATAATGGTATGATCGTGGAATTTTTTTAAAAAAAACCGCCGGCAGCTAAAGCTGCCGGTTATTTTTATCTGGGTTTTGCCGGTTCTATATTAATTTTTTTACCTTTTATATAATTGTTTTTCATAATCTTCAGGACTTCTCGACTACTTTCTTCAGGAACTTCAACAAAAGTGAAATTATCATAAAGATCTATAGCTCCAATTAACCTACCGGATAAACTGGTTTCACCAGCAATAGCTCCAACAATATGACCCGGGGTAATGTTGTGTTTTTTGCCAATATTTATAAATAACCTGACCATTCCTGGCTCTGCACCGGTATCATTTAATTTATTGTTGTTTATTTCTCCCTCAGATGACTCGTTTTCCATATATTTTTTAAAAAGGGCAGCTGCGATTTCTATAGCCGTATAATCATCATCGAGGAGGTTTTCTATGATTTTAATATACTTTTTCAAATGTTCTCTATCAATATAATCTGTTAAGTCATTAATTAAATTTTCAAGCTTAGCCTGTTCTATATCAGTAAGGGTGGGAATATCCTGTTTGATAATACGTGTTTTTGTATATTTTTGTATGTCCCGTAATTTATAAATATCCTTTCCAACTACAAAGGTAAAGGCTTTGCCGGTTTTACCAGCCCGGCCCGTTCTACCTATTCTATGAACATAGTAATCAGTATCCTGGGGGACATCATAATTAAAAACGGCCTCAACCCCATTGACATCAATACCTCTTGCTGCAACATCTGTTGCTACAAGAATTTCAATTATTCCATTTCGAAACTTGTCCATAACCCGGTCCCGTTGATTCTGATTAAACCCGCCATGAAGTGCATCAGATAGATAACCTCTTGCCTGAAGCTGTATATTTAATTCCTCTACCATTTTCCTGGTATTACAAAAAATAAGAGAAAGACCTGGCGAATAAAGGTCAATTAAACGGGTTAATACCTTTAATTTATCGCTTCGTCTGACTTCATAATAGTACTGTTCAATTCCTGGTACTGTTAATTTTTCGTGGGCTATTTTTATAAACTGCGATTTCTTTTGATACCTTTTACTCAAATCAAGGATTGTCTCTGGTATTGTAGCTGAGAAGAACAAAGTTTGTCTGTCATTGGGGATATCTTTTAAGATTGTTTTAATATCATCAATAAAGCCCATATCAAGCATGACATCAGCTTCATCAAGGACAACAAAATTAATATGGGAGAGGTTCAGAGTGCCCCGCCGCATATGATCCATAACCCTACCGGGAGTACCTATAATAACCTGTACTCCCTTCTTCAGGGCCTTAATCTGCCTTTTTATAGATTGTCCCCCATAAACAGGAAGGGTATACAAACTACGTTTGTATTTGGCCAATCTTTTTAATTCTTCAGCGACCTGAATCGCCAGTTCTCTGGTAGGACATAAAATAATGGCCTGAGGTTTTTTGTTTCTGGTATCAATTTTTTCTAATAATGGTATTCCAAAGGCGGCTGTTTTGCCAGTTCCTGTCTGAGCCTGTCCGATTATATCTTTGCCGTTAAGAATAGGGGGGATTGCTTTTGTCTGAATAGGGGTTGTTTCTTCAAATCCCATATCTTCAACAGCCTTTAATATTTCTTTTGAAATATTTAATTCACTAAATTTTACCTTTTTCAAAATGTTTCACATCCTTTTAAATTATTTATCTTTAATATAGTTTTTTATGTTTCCATGACATATATACAAATAAAAACCCTGACTACATTAATATAGTCAGGGCTTAGTTGCTATATCATTAAAGCATTATGTACTTTATAATGTAACAACATTTGCAGCCTGTGGGCCGCGATCACCTTGAACTACTTCGAATTCTACCTCTTGACCTTCATCTAAACTCTTGAAGCCTTCTTTTTGAATTGCAGAAAAATGTACAAAAACATCATCTCCAGCTTCTCTTTCAATAAAACCAAAACCTTTTTTGTCACTAAACCATTTCACTTTACCGTTGTAGATTATCAATTAAATTCCTCCTAAATTTTCTAAGGGCAAGTTCTAATAATTTTTTTAAATGCCCAATGCCATTAACTATATCACACTAATATTGCAAAGTCAAACAATTATACAAAATATTAGTTAATAAATGATATTTTATAAAATTAATATTAGGTAAATACAAAAACATATGATAAGCCTTTTATATTGTTGTAAATTTCAAATTTTTATGATACTATTTACTTGATATTCTCCAGGACAAGCTTGAGCATTTCCTGGTCGCTAAACTGAGCGACGACTTGGTTTTACTATCCCTTCACAGGGTACATTCGTAATTTATTACAGGAGAGGTTTAATTGTCATGAAGATAAGTGAGTTTTCCCGCAAATACAATGTTAGCAAAGATACTATTAGATATTATATGGATCTAAACCTCATTACACCCTGTAAACAGGGCGGTCATTATTTTTTTGATAATAAATGTGAGTCCCAGTTAAAAGAAATTTTGAAATTAAAAGAAATGAATTTTACTTTGCAAGAAATTAAAAAGATATTTAATTATAGAAGGTTAGGGAAACTAACTGCTTACCAGCAAAATAATTATTATAAAAGTATCTATAAAAGAAAAATTAAAGAAATAAATAAGGAAATCAAAAGACTTAAAAGGGCAGAAGAGATGTTGCGGGATGAGGTATTTATACTGAAAAAAAAGGATTTTAGTAAAAAAAGTATCGGGATTGACCTGGCAACTTTATCATTATTTTCCTGTCCTGATTGTAACAGTGAATTATTACTGTCAGCGGAAAAAGTAGAGGAAAATCAGATAATAGAGGGGATTTTGCAGTGTGTTTGTGGTCAAAGCCTGATGATAAAGGATGGAGTTCTGTATTCAGATACCTGTTATAAACACATAAAAGACCAGGTAGCAGAAGATCATATTGAAAGTTATATAAAAAATACTGATCCCGATTTTATTGACAAGTCTTATCAAACTCTAGACTGGATGGAACGGCAGATAGAATTTGAGAACCTATCAGGAAAAGTGGTTTTGGAGCCCGGGTCTGGTTATGGCCATTTTTTGAGACAAATTTACAGAGAATTACCTGATGATACTATTTATATATGTGTTGACAATAATCCCCTGGTAAATCTTTATTTAAAGCAATACCTGGAAATGGCCGGTGAGAGGTCTAAAGTTATTTTTATAACAGCAGACTTACCCAAACTGCCCCTGAAAGAGAATATAATTGATGTGTTCATTGATTTTACGGGAACATCCTGTTTTTCTTTTGAAAATAAAGGGTTTTTACCTGAATTACTTAATTGTTATCTCAATGCGGAGGCAATGTTACTGGCAACTTTTATTATTTACCGCAAATTTGGTCCTAATAATATTGTGGGTCAACCCTTTAGACAGAATTTTATTTACAATAATGTTAAAAATGGCCTGTTAAAGTTAAACTTTAAGATTGAAAAAGAAGTAAAAACAGAAACACAAACAATTAAGAAAAATCCTGGCAAATATGAAAGTTTTGCCCAACCGGGTGATAAAATATATGCCTATCAGGTTATGGCAAAAAGATGGAGCTAACTCCATCTTTTTTATTTTTACATGCTAAAAAAGCTGTAAAAAGGTATTGTGCTTGAGTATCCCCCATTCGATATACTTGGTATTGAAAAGGGGGTATTTAAATGAATACTCAAACAAAAACATTATCGAAAGAAATTGAAGGTTATCAGGAAAATAAAAATATCTTTTTGTATTCAGCTGGTAAATTAATATCTTTACTGGGGTCTGCGATTTATACCTTTGCAGTAGGTTTGTATTTATTAAAAATAACCGGATCTGGCCTCACTTTTGCTACCAATATAGTGTTATACACCCTGCCAATGCTTTTTATAAATCCGTTTGCCGGAGTAGTTGCAGACCGAATTAATAAGAAAATAGTTGTGGTAGGGTCTGACTTTCTCAATGGTTTGTTTTTGGTGGTAGTGTATGTGCTGGCAGGTCGTATTGGCTTAAGTGTGTCGTTGTTATATATAAGCACCTTTATAATGACCGTCATGGCTACCTTTTTTAATATTGCTATAGAATCTGCTAAGCCTGATCTGGTGAGGGAAGAAAAATTAGTAAAAATAAATTCTCTAGCCCGGGTCATCGAGTCACTTTCCTATGTAATTGGTCCTATTACAGGGGGAGTTATTTATGCCTTGTTTGATATGAAAGTATTTATACTGTTAAATGGTTTATCCTTTTTCCTGGCTGCTTTCCTGGAGTTTTTCATTGATTACCATTTTAATAAAGTTGAAGATAATGAACTTGAAAGGGATAAAACCAGACCAGAACCAGGTAGTGACAATAAGTTGTGGTTTAAGTTAAAAGAAGGCTACCAGTATATCCTTTCCAGACAACATTTACTGGCCTTGATTTATATATTTGTTGCCCTCAATTTTTTATTTAACTTTGCAATAATAGTTCCCCTCCCTTATTTATTAAATACTACCTGGAGTGTTGATCCGGTTATATACGGAGTTGTACAGGGAGGTTTACCTGTAGGGATGATAATCGGGGCCTTACTGGTAAAAAGAATTATGGAAAAAGTAAGTTACAGTAAACTTTTAAAAAGAATTAGTTATCTAGCAGGTTTATGGGTACTGATGTTTTCACTTCCTCCAGTAGTGTTTCCCTGTATCCCTGGTCAGTATTTTGTATTAATCTACTATACCACATTGATGTTAGTGGGTGGCTTAGTCGTTTCATGGGTTGATATTCCGGCAAATGTACTATTACAAAAGATTGTTCCAGGAAAGTTACTGGGAAGGGTTATCAGTGTAAAATTAAGTATTGTCAAGGTAATTGTTCCTATTGCTCTTCTTTTATCCGGGTATATAGTTAATTTGTTATCACCGTTAATCCTGTTTTTAAGTGGGTCTGTTCTTTTTACTATGTTTAATTTATGGTTTTTTACTTCTCCTTCAGGTCAGAAGTTTATTAATGTCACTAATGAGAATTTAATGGGAGAAAATGAATAAAACCGGAAGCTTTGCTTCCGGTTTCTTTATGGAATTATAACTAATTGCAACCTGGCTTCCTATTTTTTATGGTTTTGTAGTTAAATATGTAGTTATTATTTGTTTCTTCTCTACTTTATTTGATATCCCTGGTTAATAAAGATGCTATTATAAGCCACAACAAAAGCGAATAACTTCCTTCTGCTTTATTTAAAATAAGAGAATTACATTTGGTTTCACCCAGAAATGGAAGTGGCTGTTTATACGGAGGCGGTGGTAGTTTAACTTTTTTATTGTCAGTGAAACGTATATCAATCCTTTTTTGTTCACTGTTTCGTTGTCTTTTTAATTTACGTACAATTAATCTTCCAATCTGACGTCCTAACCTTAGTCCTTCTTCATTATCAACCGGGAAATGGACCCCATCATAAAGACGGGATACAGCACATTCCTCTGCTAATTCTTGCAGACGCTCTGACTTTGGTGGGAAAAAATAAGTTAACATAATCTGAGCACAACCGGCTACAACAGCATGGCCCGATGGATAGCTGGGGTGTTTTGGAGTACAGATAACAGTGGCCAGTTTTTGATCTAACTGGTTGGGGCGTGGTATTTCCCAGGCAAATTTAAGGTGCCAGGCCACAACCCGGGCATCGTTTAATCCCCCTTGAACCGCTCCTAATATTCTTCCAGCCCTGGTAGCAGAAATATTGTATACATCTATTAACTTATCAATAACCGGTGTCCACTGTTTAGTCGGGGGGCCGGTACCCCAGTATCTGGCAATTTTAATTTTTTCTTTAGTTATGTTGTCCAGAGTTTTTTTGACAATGGCCAGCTGTTTACCGGTGAAGTCTATTGACCTTCCAGGGAACCGTATTTTGAGATCAATTAAGTTTCCATCAGGATCAAGAAATCTGCCCCTGTGATCACGTTTTAAAAAGAATGTGGGCCATGATCCAGCTAAAGGTTCTTCAGGTACTGGAAGTTGTTTTTCTCCGGCATATGGTAGTTTGGACCATTTTCCGAGTATATTTTTATAACCATGTTTCCCTCCTGTCACTTTTTACCCTCCTTTATATTTTTTTACACATATATACTATGTTTTATTGTTTGTTTTTGTTCAGTTCATTTGATTAAGTTTTTAATTATAAAAATTAAGCCGGGGGATAGGTATCCCACCCGGCATTAACCAGAAACTATTTAATAAGTTGATTCAATAAATTAATGAGGAGAGAAAATCTGTATCAATAAGTAAATCATGATCAGGAAAATAATAAATCCACTTCCCATATTAATACCTCCTGTAATTCATATAAAGTATTTTTTAATATTATATGTTTATTACTTTAAGGTGTGAGTTTATAAAAACTTTATGTTGGATTATATACCGTGGCTGGTTAATTAATTATAATTATGTACCAGCTAAATTTATATAAAAAATAAAAAAAGGATAGCTCAAAGCTATCCATCATTTATGTCAGTTTAATTTATTAAGTTTTTAATAATATGTAAATATAAAATCATTAAAAATAAAAATGGTGCCGAGGGCGGGATTCGAACCCGCACGGACGGAAATGTCCACAGCGCCCTCAACGCTGCGTGTCTGCCAGTTCCACCACCTCGGCGTTACGATATATATTATAACATAATTTTTTATTCTGTCAATACAATATTAAAAAATATATTAATTATTAAAGGAAACATTAATTTTATATAGAATTATTAAAATAATCCATTACAGGAGGTAAATCAATGAAAAAACGCTTATTAATCTGGGTAGGGCTGGTAACAGGCATTTTTTTAATTGGAATAGGACTGTATTTCCATTACTCACAACCTGATGTAGTCCCTGGATTAGCTGATATAAATAACAGAGTTAAAAAAAGTAATATTTTATTAATGGGTCTTGATGACAAAAATAGTGTGGAAAAGGGAAAAGTAGAGGTAGATTCAATTGTTTTAGCCAGATTAGCACCTGAAAAACGGACCCTTAAATTTACCAGTATTCCTGTTGAAGGGGAAATTTATAAGGGCCATGAGACAGTTGAAGAGATTATTGGCGAGGTGGAAAAACTTACCGGTGAAACTATAAACTACTATCTTACAGTCAGTTATGATGCTTTTATAAACATGGTAGATAGTATCGGGGGTATACAAATAAAGGTAGATAAGGCAATAGATATACCAGCTCTTGATTTATATCTGAAAAAAGGACTTAACAGGCTTACTGGACAGGAGGCTTTGAATTATTCTCGTTGGTTTAATTATAATACTAAAAGTGAAATTGAGAGATTAAAGAGGCAGCAACAGGTAATTAAATCACTGGTCCATAAGATCTTAAAACCAGAGACCCTATTAAAACTTCCAGAACTATTCACAAATACCCTTAAATCTTTTGATAGGGTTGAGACCAATATAGATATATCTATCATTAATAAAGGCATAGATTTTTTAAAAAATAGGAATGATATTATAATTAAGTTTGATGTTTTTGATAAAAATATTAAGTAAATAAGTTATTAGGTATTACAAATAGAAAACCAGTAACATTGTGATTAACGTAGAAAAAAAGACTATTAGTGAGATATAAAGAGATATATGGTTATTAACTTGATTAATTAGGAATATAAGTTTTTGACTTAAGAGGGACGATTGTGTATACTTATAACTACTGACAGCGCACTGGTTGTGCTGTTAGGGCGAATAGCTCAGTTGGGAGAGCACCTGCCTTACAAGCAGGGGGCCACAGGTTCGAGTCCTGTTTCGCCCACCATAAATATGGAGGTGTAGCGTAGCTGGCTTAACGCGCCGGCCTGTCACGCCGGAGACCGCGGGTTCGAATCCCGTCACCTCCGCCAGAGTGGTGAGATAGCTCAGTTGGTAGAGCAGAGGACTGAAAATCCTCGTGTCGGCAGTTCGATTCTGCCTCTCACCACCATTTTTATGCGGGAATAGCTCAGTGGTAGAGCGTCTCGTTGCCAACGAGAAGGCGCGGGTTCGAAACCCGTTTCCCGCTCCACTATGGCGGCATAGCCAAGTGGTAAGGCAGGGGACTGCAAATCCCTTATTCCCCGGTTCGAATCCGGGTGCCGCCTCCAGAGATATGCCGGGGTGGCGGAACTGGCAGACGCATCGGACTTAAAATCCGGTGGGCGTTTTCGCCCGTGTCGGTTCGAGTCCGACCCCCGGCACCACTAAAAAACACAAAAATAATAATTTGTAACGTGTGGGTATAGCTCAGCTGGTCAGAGCGCTACGTTGACATCGTAGAGGTCAGTGGTTCGAATCCACTTACCCACACCATTTTTGTATCGATCCCCTTATCAGGGGATTTTTTTATTGATACTTGTCTTTATGCTTCTGGAAAATAGAACATGTTCCCTGATTCCAGTGGGTACATTCGTTACATATCCTGTCTCCGAGACCATCCTGGCTGGCAACAAGACTCCCGGCACTGGCAAAAGGTGAATCGTATGCAGAGCTAAATTCAGGACAGGATTCTGCAACTTTTTTTAATATTTTGTCATCATAAATATCATTATAATTTACCACAATATCACCCCGTCCATAGTTGTATACAAATATTATGTGGTTCATATAATAATATATACACAAAGGGGTGAAGTCAGATGGGAATTATTATATCTACTTTAGATTGTACTAATGAGATTAAAACAAAGTTACAGGATTTAAATCACTCCGGGGTAGATTTTATGATTGCTGAAAATAGAAGCAAAGATTATACCTTATTCCAGATAGATTTTGATAAATCAAGTTCTGTTGGTAATTTAAGGTATTTAGCTGATATTATTGCCGATGTTGTCGTTAATGAACTTGAGAAGAAATTTATAAACAGGATAATCAAACATAAATACCAGCAATTTAGTCCCGATGAAAGGGCCCGGATAGAAAAACTTGCTTTTAAACATTTAAATAAAAGGGAAGATAAAAATAATAAATCCCTTAACAAAATAGTTAGAAAAAAAGAAATTGTGGCCCAGATAATTAATTATCTGAATAAAAATAGCGATTTAAATGTTGAAGGTTTTGTCCGCTTCAGGTTAAAAAATTACCTTGATGACCTTAAACTGGCAGTGGAAAGAGCTGTAGATGAATTTGTAATTGAAAAAGAATACAATGAATTTATTGAATTACTCAGGTATTTTGTTGAAATTCAGGAACCACGCATTGGACTTGTAAATGTGTTACAGGAAACAGATGGGTCTTTTCAAATAATGGATAGTAATGAGAATATTATAAAAAACGAATACC encodes:
- a CDS encoding LysR family transcriptional regulator, producing the protein MNLRQLKIFVMVCKTKNMSKAAKKLYMSQPAISQTISELEEDLNIKLFDRIKKRLKLTYAGKILLRNSKRILNLVDETENIIKDIVNMNQGKLRIGASMTIGTYLLPQIIEGFLNKYNKIHLPFTIDNTKVIEDMILDNKLDLALVEGPIYCKDILVEHFFDDQLYLMCSSKHSWSHKRKINSEELKGEDFIIREKGSGTRETIENIMRKHSIKYHVTHVFNNIEAIKRAIISNLGVSILPEICVKEELKKGLLVKVDIQGIEFKRKFSIIYHKDKYRSQLFNNFVNHIYTNICKS
- a CDS encoding YeiH family protein, giving the protein MKAFKEKIPGILLAVFVGITGRLVGNFVPNIGGVTIAIILGFLAGNIFRLDSNYAKGIKFVEKKILSLAIMLMGLKLQMDVLAELGISSIVIIIIMVTLTVFVGSLIGRLCGLSNSFSILLGIGNGICGSSAIAAAAPIVSNNEEEIGLSVSVVNLLGTFGIFILPVITGLLKLNETTSGLMIGSTLQATGQVVAAGFSISDLTGEVATIVKMARILMLGPVVLLLSFLFGKKDNSLDNNVSIPPFIIGFFIFSIIGTLQILPVGVVQSLKYTGKLLLTVAMAGIGLRIRISSLINQGPKALLVGLLIFVVQLVSITGLIYFFLLK
- a CDS encoding MFS transporter encodes the protein MTQEGGELTLENPFKVYRGLNRNIYIIFIGQVINSMGAFVFPFLTMFLTQKIGMSPAEAGSYVTVAALANVPGMFLGAKLADSFGRKRLYLISSTLMALMLIPPAFLGTSKVVIYFLIMMSLFAGAVNPAFNAMVTDLTRGEERKKAFSLLYLGWNMGFAIGPMIAGFLFNHYLPLLFLGDAATAFIAIVLIGIYVPETKGMIEETPDEELPENERAEEGSIFRVLLKRPGIILVSFILLFFRLVYAQSSFALPIQMNEIFGQQGPAYYGINYSFNAIVVVAFTVLVTSVTVKLKPLANIIIAGLLLAVGFGMIYYIDILPLFFLSTFVWTIGEILEATNVNVYIASHAPVSHRARFNSIFMFISGAGYAFAPKLGGLFLEYYSIREIWLASFFVMVIASSALLLFYLGQERVKRLTCK
- a CDS encoding DEAD/DEAH box helicase → MKKVKFSELNISKEILKAVEDMGFEETTPIQTKAIPPILNGKDIIGQAQTGTGKTAAFGIPLLEKIDTRNKKPQAIILCPTRELAIQVAEELKRLAKYKRSLYTLPVYGGQSIKRQIKALKKGVQVIIGTPGRVMDHMRRGTLNLSHINFVVLDEADVMLDMGFIDDIKTILKDIPNDRQTLFFSATIPETILDLSKRYQKKSQFIKIAHEKLTVPGIEQYYYEVRRSDKLKVLTRLIDLYSPGLSLIFCNTRKMVEELNIQLQARGYLSDALHGGFNQNQRDRVMDKFRNGIIEILVATDVAARGIDVNGVEAVFNYDVPQDTDYYVHRIGRTGRAGKTGKAFTFVVGKDIYKLRDIQKYTKTRIIKQDIPTLTDIEQAKLENLINDLTDYIDREHLKKYIKIIENLLDDDYTAIEIAAALFKKYMENESSEGEINNNKLNDTGAEPGMVRLFINIGKKHNITPGHIVGAIAGETSLSGRLIGAIDLYDNFTFVEVPEESSREVLKIMKNNYIKGKKINIEPAKPR
- a CDS encoding cold-shock protein, which encodes MYNGKVKWFSDKKGFGFIEREAGDDVFVHFSAIQKEGFKSLDEGQEVEFEVVQGDRGPQAANVVTL
- a CDS encoding MerR family transcriptional regulator, producing the protein MKISEFSRKYNVSKDTIRYYMDLNLITPCKQGGHYFFDNKCESQLKEILKLKEMNFTLQEIKKIFNYRRLGKLTAYQQNNYYKSIYKRKIKEINKEIKRLKRAEEMLRDEVFILKKKDFSKKSIGIDLATLSLFSCPDCNSELLLSAEKVEENQIIEGILQCVCGQSLMIKDGVLYSDTCYKHIKDQVAEDHIESYIKNTDPDFIDKSYQTLDWMERQIEFENLSGKVVLEPGSGYGHFLRQIYRELPDDTIYICVDNNPLVNLYLKQYLEMAGERSKVIFITADLPKLPLKENIIDVFIDFTGTSCFSFENKGFLPELLNCYLNAEAMLLATFIIYRKFGPNNIVGQPFRQNFIYNNVKNGLLKLNFKIEKEVKTETQTIKKNPGKYESFAQPGDKIYAYQVMAKRWS
- a CDS encoding MFS transporter, which codes for MNTQTKTLSKEIEGYQENKNIFLYSAGKLISLLGSAIYTFAVGLYLLKITGSGLTFATNIVLYTLPMLFINPFAGVVADRINKKIVVVGSDFLNGLFLVVVYVLAGRIGLSVSLLYISTFIMTVMATFFNIAIESAKPDLVREEKLVKINSLARVIESLSYVIGPITGGVIYALFDMKVFILLNGLSFFLAAFLEFFIDYHFNKVEDNELERDKTRPEPGSDNKLWFKLKEGYQYILSRQHLLALIYIFVALNFLFNFAIIVPLPYLLNTTWSVDPVIYGVVQGGLPVGMIIGALLVKRIMEKVSYSKLLKRISYLAGLWVLMFSLPPVVFPCIPGQYFVLIYYTTLMLVGGLVVSWVDIPANVLLQKIVPGKLLGRVISVKLSIVKVIVPIALLLSGYIVNLLSPLILFLSGSVLFTMFNLWFFTSPSGQKFINVTNENLMGENE
- a CDS encoding vanadium-dependent haloperoxidase, with protein sequence MTGGKHGYKNILGKWSKLPYAGEKQLPVPEEPLAGSWPTFFLKRDHRGRFLDPDGNLIDLKIRFPGRSIDFTGKQLAIVKKTLDNITKEKIKIARYWGTGPPTKQWTPVIDKLIDVYNISATRAGRILGAVQGGLNDARVVAWHLKFAWEIPRPNQLDQKLATVICTPKHPSYPSGHAVVAGCAQIMLTYFFPPKSERLQELAEECAVSRLYDGVHFPVDNEEGLRLGRQIGRLIVRKLKRQRNSEQKRIDIRFTDNKKVKLPPPPYKQPLPFLGETKCNSLILNKAEGSYSLLLWLIIASLLTRDIK
- a CDS encoding LCP family protein, whose amino-acid sequence is MKKRLLIWVGLVTGIFLIGIGLYFHYSQPDVVPGLADINNRVKKSNILLMGLDDKNSVEKGKVEVDSIVLARLAPEKRTLKFTSIPVEGEIYKGHETVEEIIGEVEKLTGETINYYLTVSYDAFINMVDSIGGIQIKVDKAIDIPALDLYLKKGLNRLTGQEALNYSRWFNYNTKSEIERLKRQQQVIKSLVHKILKPETLLKLPELFTNTLKSFDRVETNIDISIINKGIDFLKNRNDIIIKFDVFDKNIK